Proteins from a genomic interval of Flammeovirgaceae bacterium SG7u.111:
- the glpK gene encoding glycerol kinase GlpK — protein sequence MKYIVSLDQGTTSSRAVLFDETGKIVGIKQKEFPQYFPKPGWVEHDPDEIWASQVKVFKKLLKQYSLSPSDISAIGITNQRETTLLWDKKTGEPIHNALVWQDKRTAAICKKLKKQGLEAYIKENTGLVIDSYFSASKVIWLLENVPGARERAENGELLFGTIDTWLVWKASKGKCHVTDYTNASRTMLFNIKTLEWDKHLLKEMNIPEALLPEALPSAAEFCQLEFEGSTVPILGIAGDQQAALFGQVCFEPGMAKNTYGTGCFMLMNTGTTPRISENGLLTTIAWGLDGKVEYALEGSIFVAGAAVQWLRDGIKIIDTAPDSEYYAEKAGTNDEVFVVPAFAGLGAPYWDMYARGAIFGLTRDTGREQIVRATLQSLAYQTRDVLEAMENDSQLKLQALKVDGGASSNNFLMQFQADMLGVNVERPKEIESTAMGAAFLAGIKAGVWKKEQLPEILKVGKSFEPKMPVKKKEKLYQTWKKAVKRSMGWVGE from the coding sequence ATGAAATACATCGTTTCCCTCGACCAAGGCACTACTAGTTCACGAGCTGTTCTTTTTGATGAAACTGGAAAAATAGTCGGCATCAAACAAAAGGAGTTTCCACAGTATTTCCCAAAACCCGGTTGGGTAGAACACGACCCCGACGAGATTTGGGCAAGCCAAGTGAAGGTTTTCAAAAAGCTACTCAAACAGTACAGCCTCTCCCCTTCCGATATCTCCGCCATTGGAATTACCAACCAACGGGAAACCACTTTGCTTTGGGACAAAAAAACAGGCGAACCAATCCATAATGCCCTCGTATGGCAAGACAAACGCACCGCAGCTATCTGCAAAAAGCTCAAAAAACAAGGTTTAGAAGCTTACATAAAGGAAAATACGGGGCTGGTGATAGATTCTTATTTTTCCGCCAGCAAGGTGATTTGGCTACTGGAAAATGTACCCGGCGCAAGGGAACGGGCTGAAAACGGGGAATTGCTTTTCGGCACTATCGACACTTGGTTGGTTTGGAAAGCAAGCAAAGGAAAATGCCACGTAACGGACTACACCAACGCTTCCCGAACCATGCTTTTCAATATAAAAACGCTGGAATGGGACAAGCACTTGCTTAAGGAAATGAATATACCCGAAGCCCTTCTGCCAGAAGCACTGCCCTCGGCAGCGGAGTTTTGCCAATTGGAATTTGAAGGCAGTACTGTTCCAATTTTGGGCATAGCCGGCGACCAACAAGCTGCTCTTTTTGGGCAGGTGTGCTTCGAGCCCGGCATGGCAAAGAATACCTACGGAACGGGTTGTTTCATGCTGATGAACACGGGTACAACACCCCGCATTTCGGAAAATGGATTGCTCACCACCATAGCTTGGGGGCTAGATGGGAAAGTGGAATACGCCCTAGAAGGGAGCATTTTTGTAGCAGGAGCTGCCGTGCAATGGCTGCGCGACGGAATCAAGATTATAGACACCGCCCCAGATTCCGAATATTATGCCGAAAAAGCGGGAACTAACGATGAAGTGTTCGTAGTCCCTGCCTTTGCAGGCTTGGGCGCACCCTACTGGGACATGTACGCCCGTGGGGCAATTTTCGGGCTTACGAGAGACACCGGTAGGGAACAGATAGTGCGGGCAACACTACAGTCGCTCGCCTACCAAACCCGAGACGTGCTGGAAGCCATGGAAAATGATTCCCAACTCAAACTGCAAGCCCTCAAGGTTGACGGAGGCGCATCTTCCAATAACTTTTTGATGCAGTTCCAAGCCGATATGTTGGGCGTGAACGTGGAAAGACCAAAAGAAATAGAATCCACGGCGATGGGCGCTGCTTTTTTGGCTGGAATAAAAGCAGGGGTTTGGAAAAAAGAGCAGCTCCCCGAAATCCTGAAAGTGGGCAAGTCTTTCGAGCCAAAAATGCCTGTAAAGAAAAAAGAAAAGCTCTACCAAACTTGGAAAAAAGCCGTAAAACGAAGTATGGGATGGGTTGGGGAGTGA
- a CDS encoding NAD(P)H-dependent oxidoreductase codes for MSKKILAFGASNSKESINKQLAAYAANQVEGAEVMLLDLNDFEMPIYGIDKEKALGIPELAQEFKELVKGADGIVISFAEHNGAYTTAFKNIFDWISRLGKDVWEGKPMFLLATSPGARGGKTVLDIAYNRFSFANKNVIETFSLPSFNESFSEEEGIINKDLSDQFEQHLKRFVSAL; via the coding sequence ATGAGCAAAAAGATACTCGCCTTTGGTGCAAGCAATAGTAAAGAATCGATCAACAAACAATTGGCAGCGTATGCCGCCAATCAAGTGGAAGGGGCAGAGGTGATGCTGTTAGATTTGAATGATTTTGAAATGCCAATCTATGGGATAGATAAGGAAAAGGCATTGGGTATTCCTGAACTAGCCCAAGAGTTTAAAGAGTTGGTGAAAGGGGCAGATGGTATCGTCATTTCCTTCGCCGAGCACAACGGAGCATATACCACTGCATTCAAGAACATATTCGATTGGATATCTAGATTAGGCAAAGATGTGTGGGAAGGCAAGCCAATGTTTTTGCTAGCTACTTCACCTGGAGCAAGGGGAGGGAAAACCGTTCTAGACATTGCCTATAATAGATTTTCCTTTGCCAATAAAAATGTGATTGAGACATTTTCTTTGCCTTCGTTCAATGAGAGTTTTTCGGAGGAAGAAGGTATAATAAATAAGGATCTGTCTGACCAGTTTGAGCAACACCTGAAGAGGTTTGTTTCAGCTTTGTAA
- the dapB gene encoding 4-hydroxy-tetrahydrodipicolinate reductase: MKILIVGYGKMGRTIEKIAKERGNEVPLIVDTNGQSFFDDIPEGAADVAIEFTQPEAAFDNIKACLERKIPVVSGTTGWLERKPEVEEIAKANGSAFFYASNYSIGVNLFFHLNKYLAKLMSGQQQYKVEMEEIHHTQKLDAPSGTAITLAEGIIENLESATSWVLDEGGEVKKGEVPIVALREPEVPGTHSIKFSSEVDEIEIKHTAHSRQGFAEGAVTAAEWLVGKKGVFGMEDMLRF; this comes from the coding sequence ATGAAAATATTGATAGTTGGCTATGGGAAAATGGGGCGTACGATTGAGAAAATAGCCAAAGAGAGGGGGAATGAAGTTCCTCTTATAGTAGATACAAATGGGCAAAGTTTCTTTGACGATATTCCTGAAGGAGCTGCCGATGTAGCGATAGAATTTACGCAACCTGAAGCTGCTTTTGACAATATAAAAGCATGTTTGGAAAGAAAAATACCAGTAGTGAGTGGGACTACAGGTTGGTTAGAGCGCAAACCTGAGGTAGAAGAAATAGCTAAAGCAAACGGTTCTGCCTTCTTTTATGCTTCAAATTACAGCATTGGAGTGAATTTGTTTTTCCACCTCAACAAGTACTTGGCTAAGCTGATGAGCGGGCAGCAACAGTACAAAGTCGAGATGGAAGAAATTCATCATACACAAAAACTAGATGCTCCCAGCGGAACGGCTATCACACTTGCTGAAGGGATAATTGAGAACTTGGAAAGTGCAACATCTTGGGTGTTGGACGAAGGAGGAGAGGTAAAAAAAGGAGAGGTGCCGATAGTAGCACTTCGTGAACCTGAAGTGCCCGGAACGCACAGCATCAAGTTCAGCTCCGAAGTAGATGAAATAGAAATAAAGCATACGGCGCATAGCAGACAAGGATTTGCCGAAGGTGCAGTAACAGCAGCCGAATGGCTTGTAGGTAAAAAAGGCGTATTTGGAATGGAAGATATGCTGAGGTTTTAA